A stretch of Coccidioides posadasii str. Silveira chromosome 2, complete sequence DNA encodes these proteins:
- a CDS encoding uncharacterized protein (EggNog:ENOG410PY7J): MAFGIPDPEGLCQVVEKDFERQEFFEDEGWGLTVDINIGVIDWEFAALGRGANGDMAQLLAHLHLYLIAWKFSTGQKARVPAGIERLMETLCLGYYHYNSRKTSLDYGKEELDNVDHPGRGDSREIPVWQQVFRSALILHGREMINNAVETDWGVFYEDGSKEGEKRLVQRMIGTGVRCIQLAGASINGFIQKEHFEDVCRSREAAVISALFLKRDRLFTKDDGA, from the exons ATGGCTTTTGGTATCCCTGACCCCGAAGGGCTCTGTCAAGTTGTCGAAAAGGACTTTGAACGGCAGGAATTCTTTGAAGACGAGGGCT GGGGCTTAACGGTGGATATTAACATCGGTGTTATCGACTGGGAGTTCGCTGCTTTGGGGAGAGGAGCAAATGGGGACATGGCGCAGCTGCTGGCCCACTTGCACCTCTACCTGATTGCTTGGAAATTCTCTACGGGTCAAAAAGCTCGTGTTCCCGCGGGCATTGAGCGTCTGATGGAGACGCTTTGTCTTGGATATTACCACTACAACAGCCGCAAGACCAGCCTCGACTACGGAAAGGAGGAGCTAGACAACGTGGATCACCCCGGGAGAGGCGATTCTAGGGAAATACCGGTTTGGCAGCAGGTATTCAGATCGGCTCTGATTCTTCATGGGCGCGAGATGATTAATAATGCCGTTGAGACTGATTGGGGCGTATTCTACGAGGACGGGAGCAAAGAGGGTGAAAAGCGATTGGTCCAGCGCATGATAGGCACCGGCGTCCGGTGTATTCAGCTTGCCGGGGCGTCGATTAATGGCTTTATCCAAAAGGAGCATTTCGAGGATGTGTGCCGGAGCAGGGAGGCCGCGGTGATATCTGCATTGTTTCTGAAGCGGGATAGATTATTCACGAAGGATGATGGGGCCTGA
- the RPL34 gene encoding 60S ribosomal protein eL34 (EggNog:ENOG410PPQN~COG:J~BUSCO:15842at33183) gives MGNTRLQYRRRNPYKTRSNKVRVIKTPGGELRYLHIKKKGTAPKCGDCGIKLPGIPALRPREYSQISRPKKNVTRAYGGSRCGNCVKDRIVRAFLIEEQKIVKKVLKESQEKAAASAKKR, from the exons ATGGGAAATACCAGACTCCAATAC CGACGAAGGAACCC GTACAAGACGCGGTCCAACAAGGTCCGTGTGATCAAGACTCCGGGTGGTGAACTTCGATACCTCCACATCAAGAAGAAGGGTACCGCACCAAAATGCGGTGATTGCGGTATCAAGCTCCCAGGA ATTCCGGCTCTTCGTCCCCGTGAATACTCCCAGATCTCCCGCCCAAAGAAGAATGTCACCCGCGCCTATGGTGGCTCCCGTTGCGGAAACTGCGTCAAGGACCGGATCGTCCGTGCTTTCTTGATTGAAGAGCAGAAGATCGTCAAGAAGGTTCTGAAGGAGTCGCAAGAGAAGGCCGCTGCCTCGGCGAAGAAGCGATGA
- the PRP8 gene encoding pre-mRNA-splicing factor 8 (BUSCO:4523at4751~EggNog:ENOG410PHSR~COG:A~BUSCO:22at33183): MASLPPPPPPGWGAGAPPSMPLAPPPPGYRPPADPRVAKFEQKKKEWLRTQRNRFGEKRKAGFVETQKADMPPEHLRKIVKDIGDVSQKKFSTDKRSYLGALKFMPHAVLKLLENMPMPWESAREVKVLYHVNGCLTLVNETPRVIEPVFHAQWATMWVCMRREKSDRRHFKRMRFPPFDDEEPPLSWSENIEDVEPLEPIQMELDESEDGPVYEWFYDHRPLLDTPHVNGPSYKTWNLTLPQMATLYRLSRQLLSDVVDKNYFHMFDLNSFLTAKALNVAIPGGPRFEPLYKDIDPNDEDFGEFNAIDRIIFRAPIRTEYRVAFPYLYNSLPRSVKLSWYSHPQVVYVRTDDPNLPAFYFDPVINPISSRSVAPKNITVSHEDQIFGPGNDEDDFELPGDIEPFLADEELYTSETASAISLWWAPYPFDRRSGKMVRAQDVPLVKQWYLEHCPQGQPVKVRVSYQKLLKTYVLNELHKKKPKAQNKQNLLRALKGTKFFQQTTIDWVEAGLQVCRQGFNMLNLLIHRKNLTYLHLDYNFNLKPVKTLTTKERKKSRFGNAFHLMREILRLTKLIVDAQVQYRLGNIDAFQLADGILYAFNHVGQLTGMYRYKYKLMHQIRSCKDLKHLIYYRFNSGPVGKGPGCGFWAPAWRVWLFFLRGIIPLLERWLGNLLSRQFEGRHSKGVAKTVTKQRVESHFDLELRASVMADLMDMMPEGIKQNKVNTVLQHLSEAWRCWKSNIPWKVPGLPAPIENIILRYVKSKADWWISVAHYNRERIRRGATVDKTVAKKNLGRLTRLWLKAEQERQHNYLKDGPYVSSEEAVAIYTTTVHWLESRKFSPIPFPSVSYKHDTKILILALERLREAYSVKGRLNQSQREELALIEQAYDSPGTTLARIKRFLLTQRAFKEVGIDMNDNYSHINPVYDIEPIEKITDAYLDQYLWYQADQRHLFPSWIKPSDSEVPPLLVYKWAQGINNLSNVWETADGECNVMIETELSKVYEKIDLTLLNRLLRLIMDHNLADYITSKNNVQLNYKDMNHTNSYGLIRGLQFSGFVFQYYGLVIDLLLLGLQRASELAGPPQSPNDFLQFRDRATETRHPIRLYTRYIDKIWVFFRFTADESRDLIQRFLTEQPDPNFENVIGYKNKKCWPRDSRMRLMRHDVNLGRAVFWDLKNRLPRSITTIEWDDTFASVYSRDNPNLLFSMCGFEVRILPKTRNQNEEFSVKDSVWSLTDNSTKERTAYAFLQVTEEDIQKFNNRIRQILMSSGSTTFTKIANKWNTSLIALFTYYREAAVSTVNLLDTIVKCETKIQTRVKIGLNSKMPSRFPPAVFYTPKELGGLGMISGSHILIPASDKRWSKQTDTGVTHYRAGMSHDEETLIPNIFRYIIPWEAEFIDSQRVWMEYSQKRQEANQQNRRLTLEDLEDSWDRGLPRINTLFQKDRSTLSFDKGFRTRTEFKTYQLMKSNPFWWTSQRHDGKLWNLNAYRTDVIQALGGVETILEHTLFKATAFPSWEGLFWERASGFEESMKFKKLTNAQRSGLNQIPNRRFTLWWSPTINRANVYVGFQVQLDLTGIFLHGKIPTLKISLIQIFRAHLWQKIHESVVMDLCQVFDQELEQLGIETVQKETIHPRKSYKMNSSCADILLFATHKWNVTRPSLLFDTKDVIEATTTNKFWLDVQLRYGDYDSHDIERYVRAKYLDYTTDSMSIYPSATGLMIGIDLAYNLYSAYGQYFPGLKALVQQAMAKVMKANPALYVLRERIRKGLQLYASESNQEFLNSQNYSELFSNQIQLFIDDTNVYRVTIHKTFEGNLTTKPINGAIFIFNPRTGQLFLKIIHTSVWAGQKRLGQLAKWKTAEEVAALIRSLPVEEQPKQLIVTRKGLLDPLEVHLLDFPNISIRASELQLPFQAAMKIEKLADMILRATEPQMVLFNLYDEWLKTISSYTAFSRLILILRALHVNIDKTKILLRPDKSVITQEHHIWPTLSDEDWIKLEVQLRDLILNDYGKKNNVNTQSLTSSEVRDIILGMEISAPSLQRQQAAEMEKQQQDQKQLTAVTTKTQNVRGEEIIVTTTSQYEQQSFASKTEWRTRAIATSNLRTRANNIYISSEDIQEDGHFTYIMPKNILKRFIMISDLRVQVAAFLYGRSPPDNAQIKEIITIVMIPQVGNTRDVQLPQQLPKHEYLNDLEPLGIIHTMSGNEPSYMTAMDVTQHSRLMNAHPSWDKKTVTMTVSFTPGSVSLSAWSLTPQGYKWGAENKDTSSDQPQGFSTSFGEKCQLLLSDRIRGYFLVPENNVWNYSFMGSSFSSVEKRPVYVKVDTPLRFYDDQHRPLHFQNFAELEDIWVDRTDNFA, translated from the coding sequence ATGGCTTCACTGCCTCCTCCCCCGCCCCCAGGATGGGGCGCCGGAGCTCCCCCTTCCATGCCGCTTGCTCCTCCGCCCCCCGGATACCGACCACCAGCCGACCCAAGAGTCGCCAAGTTcgagcagaagaagaaggagtGGCTTCGAACACAGCGGAATCGGTTCGGGGAGAAGCGAAAGGCAGGATTTGTGGAAACCCAGAAGGCCGATATGCCGCCGGAGCATTTGCGAAAGATCGTGAAGGATATCGGAGATGTGTCCCAGAAAAAGTTCAGCACTGATAAAAGAAGCTACCTTGGAGCGTTGAAGTTTATGCCGCATGCTGTATTGAAGCTATTGGAGAATATGCCGATGCCATGGGAGTCTGCTAGAGAGGTCAAAGTGCTCTATCATGTGAATGGCTGCTTGACCCTTGTCAACGAAACTCCTCGAGTGATTGAGCCGGTCTTCCATGCGCAATGGGCGACTATGTGGGTCTGTATGCGACGGGAGAAGAGCGACCGAAGGCATTTCAAGAGAATGCGATTTCCGCCGTTTGATGACGAGGAACCTCCCTTATCATGGTCGGAGAACATTGAAGATGTGGAGCCCCTAGAACCCATTCAGATGGAGCTAGATGAAAGTGAAGATGGCCCGGTATATGAATGGTTCTATGACCATAGGCCTCTTCTTGATACACCTCATGTGAATGGACCTAGCTACAAAACGTGGAACCTGACTCTCCCCCAAATGGCGACCTTATATCGACTCAGTCGGCAGCTTCTGAGCGATGTGGTGGATAAGAACTATTTCCACATGTTCGATTTGAATAGTTTCCTAACAGCAAAGGCCCTCAACGTTGCTATTCCGGGTGGCCCAAGGTTCGAGCCGTTATACAAGGATATAGACCCTAACGACGAAGATTTCGGTGAATTCAACGCTATTGATCGCATCATCTTCCGAGCGCCAATTAGAACTGAATACAGGGTCGCTTTTCCCTATTTGTACAACTCATTACCGAGAAGCGTGAAGCTGTCGTGGTACTCTCATCCTCAGGTTGTATATGTTCGAACCGACGATCCGAATCTTCCAGCGTTTTACTTCGACCCCGTTATTAATCCTATTTCTTCTCGATCGGTCGCTCCAAAGAACATCACCGTTAGCCACGAAGATCAAATCTTCGGTCCCGGAaacgatgaagatgatttCGAGCTCCCTGGTGATATTGAGCCTTTCTTAGCCGACGAAGAGCTATATACAAGCGAAACAGCGTCAGCTATTAGTCTGTGGTGGGCTCCATATCCGTTTGATAGACGTTCGGGTAAAATGGTACGAGCACAAGATGTGCCTCTGGTGAAGCAGTGGTATCTTGAACATTGTCCCCAAGGTCAGCCCGTAAAGGTTCGGGTGTCTTACCAAAAGTTACTCAAGACATATGTTCTCAATGAACTGCATAAGAAAAAGCCGAAAGCTCAGAACAAACAAAATCTATTGAGAGCCTTAAAGGGAACGAAGTTTTTCCAGCAGACCACCATTGATTGGGTGGAAGCTGGTCTTCAAGTTTGCCGTCAAGGTTTTAATATGCTAAATTTGCTAATCCACCGGAAGAACCTGACATACCTGCATTTGGATTACAATTTTAACCTCAAGCCCGTCAAAACCTTGACAACTAAAGAACGTAAAAAGTCTCGCTTTGGAAACGCGTTCCACTTAATGAGAGAAATCCTCCGACTTACCAAGCTGATCGTCGACGCCCAAGTTCAGTATCGCCTTGGTAATATTGATGCTTTCCAGCTTGCAGATGGAATACTCTATGCGTTCAACCATGTCGGCCAGCTTACCGGAATGTACAGATATAAGTACAAACTCATGCACCAGATCCGATCCTGCAAAGATCTGAAGCATCTAATTTATTACCGTTTCAACTCCGGCCCTGTAGGAAAGGGCCCTGGCTGTGGCTTCTGGGCGCCTGCATGGAGAGTGTGGCTTTTCTTCCTCCGTGGAATAATCCCTCTTCTTGAACGATGGCTTGGAAATTTGTTGTCTAGACAGTTTGAAGGCCGACATAGTAAGGGAGTGGCaaagaccgttaccaaacAGCGAGTTGAGTCTCATTTCGACTTGGAGCTTCGAGCGTCTGTGATGGCGGATCTAATGGACATGATGCCAGAGGGAATCAAGCAGAACAAAGTCAATACAGTCCTTCAGCACCTTTCAGAAGCGTGGAGATGCTGGAAGAGCAACATTCCGTGGAAAGTACCCGGTCTTCCAGCTCCAATCGAGAACATTATTTTGCGATACGTTAAGAGCAAGGCGGATTGGTGGATATCGGTCGCTCATTACAACCGTGAGCGAATTCGGCGCGGAGCAACCGTTGATAAAACAGTGGCTAAGAAAAACCTTGGTCGTTTAACTCGTCTATGGTTgaaagctgagcaagagcGACAGCATAACTACCTGAAAGACGGCCCGTATGTATCTTCTGAGGAAGCTGTTGCTATCTACACTACCACCGTTCATTGGCTTGAATCCCGCAAATTTTCACCGATCCCGTTCCCTAGTGTATCCTACAAGCACGACACaaagattttgattttggcCTTGGAACGTTTACGTGAGGCATATTCGGTCAAAGGCCGTTTGAATCAAAGCCAGCGAGAAGAACTTGCTTTGATCGAACAAGCCTACGATTCCCCAGGCACAACTCTTGCGAGAATCAAGCGATTCCTTCTTACTCAGCGAGCGTTTAAAGAGGTTGGTATCGATATGAACGACAACTATAGTCATATCAACCCAGTTTATGACATCGAGCCTATCGAGAAGATCACCGATGCATATTTGGACCAGTATCTATGGTATCAAGCTGATCAACGCCACCTTTTCCCGTCCTGGATTAAACCTTCTGATTCCGAAGTGCCGCCGCTTCTCGTTTATAAATGGGCCCAAGGCATCAACAACCTTTCAAATGTGTGGGAGACCGCCGACGGCGAATGCAACGTCATGATTGAGACGGAGCTTTCGAAAGTGTATGAAAAGATTGATCTTACACTTCTCAACCGCTTACTCCGTCTCATTATGGACCATAACTTGGCAGATTATATCACGTCTAAAAACAACGTTCAGCTCAACTACAAGGATATGAACCACACTAACAGCTATGGTCTAATCCGCGGTCTCCAGTTCTCCGGCTTCGTCTTCCAGTACTATGGCTTGGTGATCGATCTACTCCTGCTCGGGCTGCAGCGAGCCAGTGAGCTAGCCGGTCCACCCCAGAGCCCTAACGACTTCCTACAGTTCAGGGATCGAGCAACAGAAACCAGACATCCGATCCGTCTCTACACGAGATACATTGACAAAATCTGGGTATTTTTTAGGTTCACCGCCGACGAGTCTCGTGATTTGATCCAACGGTTTTTGACCGAACAGCCCGACCCGAACTTTGAAAATGTTATCGGTTATAAGAATAAAAAGTGCTGGCCGAGAGATTCTAGGATGAGACTGATGAGGCATGATGTCAACCTTGGTCGTGCCGTGTTCTGGGATTTGAAGAATCGTCTTCCAAGGTCTATAACTACAATTGAATGGGATGACACATTTGCGAGTGTCTACAGCCGGGACAACCCTaatcttctcttctccatGTGCGGATTCGAAGTGCGTATCCTTCCAAAGACTCGAAACCAGAATGAGGAATTTTCGGTAAAAGACAGCGTCTGGTCCCTCACGGATAATTCCACGAAAGAGCGAACTGCGTATGCATTCCTTCAGGTCACGGAAGAAGATATCCAGAAATTCAATAATCGCATTCGACAGATTCTTATGTCGTCTGGGTCGACTACGTTCACCAAAATTGCGAACAAATGGAATACCAGCTTGATTGCGCTCTTCACATACTACCGTGAAGCTGCAGTCTCGACTGTTAACCTCCTAGATACCATTGTGAAGTGCGAGACCAAAATTCAAACTCGAGTGAAGATCGGCCTTAACTCCAAGATGCCTTCTCGTTTTCCTCCTGCGGTGTTCTATACACCCAAGGAATTAGGAGGGCTAGGCATGATATCCGGGTCGCACATCCTTATCCCTGCGAGTGACAAACGGTGGTCCAAACAGACCGACACTGGAGTCACTCACTACAGAGCGGGAATGTCACATGACGAAGAGACGCTTATTCCTAACATCTTCCGTTACATCATTCCGTGGGAAGCCGAGTTTATTGATTCACAACGTGTCTGGATGGAGTATTCACAGAAACGACAAGAAGCCAACCAGCAGAATCGACGACTGACTCTCGAGGATCTGGAAGACAGCTGGGATCGTGGTCTTCCACGTATTAACACTTTGTTCCAAAAGGATCGCAGTACGCTCAGTTTTGACAAAGGTTTCCGTACTCGTACGGAGTTCAAGACCTATCAGTTGATGAAAAGCAATCCTTTCTGGTGGACCAGTCAAAGGCATGATGGCAAACTGTGGAATCTCAACGCCTACCGTACCGACGTCATCCAAGCCTTGGGAGGCGTCGAAACAATCTTGGAGCACACGCTTTTCAAGGCAACCGCGTTCCCTTCCTGGGAGGGTCTCTTTTGGGAAAGAGCGTCTGGCTTCGAAGAGTCtatgaaattcaaaaagctCACAAACGCCCAAAGATCCGGTTTGAACCAGATTCCCAATCGTCGCTTCACTCTTTGGTGGTCTCCTACCATCAATCGTGCCAATGTTTACGTGGGTTTCCAAGTGCAGCTGGATCTTACTGGTATCTTCTTGCATGGCAAGATCCCAACGTTGAAGATCTCCCTGATCCAGATCTTCCGAGCACATTTGTGGCAGAAAATCCACGAGTCGGTCGTCATGGATCTTTGCCAGGTATTCGACCAGGAACTCGAGCAACTCGGCATTGAAACGGTTCAAAAGGAAACTATTCACCCGCGTAAATCCTACAAGATGAACAGTTCTTGTGCCGATATCCTTTTATTCGCTACACATAAATGGAACGTCACACGCCCTTCACTTTTATTCGATACAAAGGATGTGATCGAGGCCACAACGACAAACAAATTCTGGTTGGATGTACAATTGAGATATGGCGATTACGATTCTCACGATATCGAAAGATATGTCCGTGCcaaatatcttgattataCCACGGATAGCATGAGCATCTATCCCTCGGCAACTGGACTGATGATCGGTATCGACCTGGCATATAACCTGTATTCTGCGTATGGCCAGTACTTCCCTGGTTTGAAAGCTCTCGTCCAACAAGCTATGGCCAAAGTTATGAAGGCAAATCCAGCTTTGTACGTCCTAAGAGAACGTATCCGCAAGGGTCTGCAGCTTTATGCATCGGAGAGCAACCAAGAGTTTCTAAACTCTCAAAATTATTCTGAACTCTTCAGTAACCAAATCCAGCTATTCATCGACGATACCAATGTCTATCGTGTCACTATCCACAAAACCTTTGAAGGCAACTTGACGACGAAGCCTATCAACGGCGCCATTTTCATCTTCAACCCGCGTACTGGCCAGCTCTTTTTGAAAATTATTCACACAAGCGTTTGGGCCGGACAAAAACGTCTGGGTCAGTTGGCTAAATGGAAAACCGCAGAAGAAGTGGCGGCGCTTATCCGATCTCTACCAGTTGAAGAACAACCCAAGCAGTTGATTGTTACAAGAAAGGGTCTTCTTGATCCTCTTGAAGTGCATCTTCTTGACTTCCCAAACATTTCAATTCGAGCTTCCGAGTTACAACTGCCATTCCAGGCCGCCATGAAGATTGAAAAACTCGCAGATATGATTCTTCGGGCAACGGAGCCACAGATGGTACTGTTCAACTTGTATGACGAATGGCTAAAGACAATCTCGTCGTACACTGCCTTCTCCCGGTTGATTTTAATCCTCCGAGCACTGCATGTCAACATTGACAAGACCAAGATTCTCTTGCGTCCAGATAAGAGTGTAATTACCCAAGAGCACCATATCTGGCCTACCCTTTCGGATGAGGATTGGATCAAACTCGAAGTTCAGCTCCGTGATTTAATCTTGAACGACTACGGCAAGAAGAACAATGTTAACACCCAGAGTTTGACCAGCAGCGAAGTTCGGGATATTATTCTTGGTATGGAGATTAGTGCACCGTCATTACAGCGTCAGCAGGCCGCCGAAATGGAGAAGCAGCAACAGGATCAAAAGCAGCTCACCGCCGTGACTACCAAGACACAAAACGTACGCGGGGAAGAGATTATTGTTACGACCACGTCTCAATACGAGCAGCAGTCCTTCGCCTCGAAGACAGAGTGGCGTACACGTGCCATTGCGACATCGAATCTTCGGACACGGGCTAACAATATCTATATCTCGTCCGAGGACATTCAAGAGGATGGACATTTCACGTATATCATGCCAAAAAATATCCTCAAACGATTCATTATGATCTCGGACCTCCGGGTTCAGGTGGCTGCGTTCTTATACGGTCGCTCACCTCCCGATAACGCACAGATCAAGGAAATAATAACCATCGTCATGATACCACAAGTTGGGAACACTCGAGACGTTCAGCTGCCCCAGCAACTGCCAAAACACGAATATCTCAACGACCTTGAGCCGCTTGGAATTATCCACACCATGTCGGGCAACGAGCCATCTTATATGACCGCTATGGACGTTACGCAACACTCCCGTCTAATGAATGCACATCCATCATGGGATAAGAAGACTGTGACTATGACAGTATCTTTTACTCCGGGCTCCGTTTCCTTGTCTGCATGGTCGTTGACTCCTCAAGGCTATAAATGGGGCGCCGAGAACAAGGATACGAGCTCAGACCAACCGCAGGGATTCTCGACCAGCTTTGGTGAGAAGTGTCAGCTACTGCTCAGCGATCGTATTCGTGGTTATTTCTTGGTTCCTGAAAACAATGTGTGGAATTACAGCTTCATGGGCAGCTCGTTCAGCAGCGTGGAGAAGAGACCTGTGTACGTCAAGGTGGACACTCCATTGCGATTCTACGATGATCAGCACAGGCCTTTACATTTCCAGAACTTTGCCGAGCTGGAGGATATCTGGGTAGATCGAACTGATAACTTCGCGTGA